The proteins below are encoded in one region of Malaclemys terrapin pileata isolate rMalTer1 chromosome 8, rMalTer1.hap1, whole genome shotgun sequence:
- the BSND gene encoding barttin isoform X2: MAEDKTFRYGLIVLGFFLVMIGMFIMSVDKPQITFVPMETESEKFLSRKPAVSIENEIPEKSCSQTPYTSQEEANVYEKSLPSYEQIQRKAKGSMECLGIQMTPLLGDCELKTRGCPHPFVQAKAEVHRISENNGETYRDPATHMVTATISSPSERSHSAAPLASFPEDTDLPSSEGSTSSSLFLGGSTNSLRNPLPSQGHIQKPRSELPCYEDFALIDSPLAEGWHPSQEQTPALPQNYLSGVASARQFALVSAPGSKAAESGGRQSVEEDDMYYGLKEGPENLLIADDFVFEPDT, translated from the exons ATGGCTGAGGATAAAACTTTCCGCTACGGACTCATAGTGCTGGGCTTCTTCCTGGTGATGATTGGGATGTTCATCATGAGCGTGGACAAGCCCCAG aTAACATTTGTCCCCATGGAGACGGAGTCCGAGAAGTTCCTGTCACGCAAGCCTGCTGTTTCGATAGAAAATGAAATTCCGGAGAAGAGCTG CTCCCAGACTCCCTACACCAGCCAGGAAGAAGCTAATGTCTATGAGAAAAGCCTGCCATCTTATGAACAGATCCAGAGGAAAGCAAAGGGCTCTATGGAGTGTCTGGGGATTCAAATGACCCCGCTCCTAGGTGACTGTGAGCTCAAGACAAGAGGATGTCCCCATCCCTTTGTACAGGCCAAGGCTGAGGTCCACAGGATCTCAGAGAACAATGGAGAAACCTACAGAGATCCAGCAACCCACATGGTCACAGCAACCATCAGCAG CCCATCAGAGAGGTCCCACAGTGCAGCGCCGCTGGCTTCCTTCCCGGAGGACACTGACCTTCCCTCTTCTGAGGGATCCACCTCCAGCAGCCTGTTTCTGGGGGGATCCACCAACTCACTGAGGAATCCACTCCCATCACAGGGGCACATCCAGAAGCCCAGGTCTGAGCTTCCTTGCTATGAAGATTTTGCCCTGATTGATTCACCGCTGGCAGAAGGGTGGCATCCAAGCCAGGAGCAAAcaccagccctaccccagaactACTTGTCTGGGGTTGCCTCAGCAAGACAGTTTGCATTGGTCTCAGCTCCTGGCTCAAAGGCAGCAGAGTcaggagggagacagagtgtgGAAGAGGATGACATGTATTATGGGTTAAAAGAGGGGCCAGAGAATTTACTGATAGCGGATGATTTTGTCTTTGAGCCAGACACCTAA
- the BSND gene encoding barttin isoform X3 has protein sequence METESEKFLSRKPAVSIENEIPEKSCSQTPYTSQEEANVYEKSLPSYEQIQRKAKGSMECLGIQMTPLLGDCELKTRGCPHPFVQAKAEVHRISENNGETYRDPATHMVTATISSPSERSHSAAPLASFPEDTDLPSSEGSTSSSLFLGGSTNSLRNPLPSQGHIQKPRSELPCYEDFALIDSPLAEGWHPSQEQTPALPQNYLSGVASARQFALVSAPGSKAAESGGRQSVEEDDMYYGLKEGPENLLIADDFVFEPDT, from the exons ATGGAGACGGAGTCCGAGAAGTTCCTGTCACGCAAGCCTGCTGTTTCGATAGAAAATGAAATTCCGGAGAAGAGCTG CTCCCAGACTCCCTACACCAGCCAGGAAGAAGCTAATGTCTATGAGAAAAGCCTGCCATCTTATGAACAGATCCAGAGGAAAGCAAAGGGCTCTATGGAGTGTCTGGGGATTCAAATGACCCCGCTCCTAGGTGACTGTGAGCTCAAGACAAGAGGATGTCCCCATCCCTTTGTACAGGCCAAGGCTGAGGTCCACAGGATCTCAGAGAACAATGGAGAAACCTACAGAGATCCAGCAACCCACATGGTCACAGCAACCATCAGCAG CCCATCAGAGAGGTCCCACAGTGCAGCGCCGCTGGCTTCCTTCCCGGAGGACACTGACCTTCCCTCTTCTGAGGGATCCACCTCCAGCAGCCTGTTTCTGGGGGGATCCACCAACTCACTGAGGAATCCACTCCCATCACAGGGGCACATCCAGAAGCCCAGGTCTGAGCTTCCTTGCTATGAAGATTTTGCCCTGATTGATTCACCGCTGGCAGAAGGGTGGCATCCAAGCCAGGAGCAAAcaccagccctaccccagaactACTTGTCTGGGGTTGCCTCAGCAAGACAGTTTGCATTGGTCTCAGCTCCTGGCTCAAAGGCAGCAGAGTcaggagggagacagagtgtgGAAGAGGATGACATGTATTATGGGTTAAAAGAGGGGCCAGAGAATTTACTGATAGCGGATGATTTTGTCTTTGAGCCAGACACCTAA
- the BSND gene encoding barttin isoform X1 encodes MAEDKTFRYGLIVLGFFLVMIGMFIMSVDKPQVYITFCTLGVLTIAVGITWSMCQCYPKITFVPMETESEKFLSRKPAVSIENEIPEKSCSQTPYTSQEEANVYEKSLPSYEQIQRKAKGSMECLGIQMTPLLGDCELKTRGCPHPFVQAKAEVHRISENNGETYRDPATHMVTATISSPSERSHSAAPLASFPEDTDLPSSEGSTSSSLFLGGSTNSLRNPLPSQGHIQKPRSELPCYEDFALIDSPLAEGWHPSQEQTPALPQNYLSGVASARQFALVSAPGSKAAESGGRQSVEEDDMYYGLKEGPENLLIADDFVFEPDT; translated from the exons ATGGCTGAGGATAAAACTTTCCGCTACGGACTCATAGTGCTGGGCTTCTTCCTGGTGATGATTGGGATGTTCATCATGAGCGTGGACAAGCCCCAGGTCTACATCACCTTTTGCACCCTGGGGGTTTTAACCATAGCAGTGGGGATCACCTGGAGCATGTGTCAGTGCTACCCCAAG aTAACATTTGTCCCCATGGAGACGGAGTCCGAGAAGTTCCTGTCACGCAAGCCTGCTGTTTCGATAGAAAATGAAATTCCGGAGAAGAGCTG CTCCCAGACTCCCTACACCAGCCAGGAAGAAGCTAATGTCTATGAGAAAAGCCTGCCATCTTATGAACAGATCCAGAGGAAAGCAAAGGGCTCTATGGAGTGTCTGGGGATTCAAATGACCCCGCTCCTAGGTGACTGTGAGCTCAAGACAAGAGGATGTCCCCATCCCTTTGTACAGGCCAAGGCTGAGGTCCACAGGATCTCAGAGAACAATGGAGAAACCTACAGAGATCCAGCAACCCACATGGTCACAGCAACCATCAGCAG CCCATCAGAGAGGTCCCACAGTGCAGCGCCGCTGGCTTCCTTCCCGGAGGACACTGACCTTCCCTCTTCTGAGGGATCCACCTCCAGCAGCCTGTTTCTGGGGGGATCCACCAACTCACTGAGGAATCCACTCCCATCACAGGGGCACATCCAGAAGCCCAGGTCTGAGCTTCCTTGCTATGAAGATTTTGCCCTGATTGATTCACCGCTGGCAGAAGGGTGGCATCCAAGCCAGGAGCAAAcaccagccctaccccagaactACTTGTCTGGGGTTGCCTCAGCAAGACAGTTTGCATTGGTCTCAGCTCCTGGCTCAAAGGCAGCAGAGTcaggagggagacagagtgtgGAAGAGGATGACATGTATTATGGGTTAAAAGAGGGGCCAGAGAATTTACTGATAGCGGATGATTTTGTCTTTGAGCCAGACACCTAA